Proteins encoded together in one Mycobacterium noviomagense window:
- a CDS encoding pyridoxal phosphate-dependent aminotransferase, with translation MNPSVALRAGIPPFYVMDVWLAAAERQRTHGDLVNLSAGQPSAGAPAPVRAAAKAALDSSPLGYTVALGIPELRTAIAERYMPRYGITVEPDDVIITTGSSGGFLLAFLACFDVGDRVVVTSPGYPCYRNILSALSCEVVDVPCGPDTRFQPTVDMLAALNPRPRGVVVASPANPTGTVIPPAELSAIASWCEDSGVQLISDEVYHGLVYEGAPESSCAWQTSRKAVVVNSFSKYFAMTGWRLGWLLVPPELRRAVDCLTGNFTICPPVLAQYAAVAAFTPESIAEADGHLHEYAVNRRLLLDGLREIGIDRLAPTDGAFYVYADVSDYTADSLQFCEKLLADTGVAIAPGIDFDTVRGGSFVRVSFAGPTSDIEEALRRIGPWLAGQKGGL, from the coding sequence GTGAACCCTTCTGTCGCACTACGGGCGGGGATACCGCCGTTCTACGTGATGGATGTCTGGCTGGCAGCCGCCGAACGCCAGCGCACTCACGGCGACCTGGTGAACTTGTCGGCAGGCCAACCGAGCGCGGGAGCACCGGCGCCGGTGCGCGCAGCCGCCAAAGCGGCGTTAGACAGCAGCCCGCTGGGTTACACGGTGGCGCTCGGTATTCCGGAACTCCGTACGGCGATCGCCGAGAGGTACATGCCGCGTTATGGCATCACCGTCGAGCCTGACGACGTCATTATTACCACCGGCTCGTCGGGCGGCTTTCTGCTGGCGTTCCTGGCGTGCTTCGACGTCGGCGACCGCGTCGTAGTCACCAGTCCCGGCTACCCGTGCTACCGAAACATCCTCTCCGCCTTAAGTTGCGAGGTGGTGGACGTGCCATGCGGTCCCGATACGCGTTTCCAGCCGACCGTAGACATGTTGGCGGCGCTGAACCCGCGCCCGCGCGGTGTGGTCGTGGCCAGCCCGGCCAACCCCACCGGTACCGTCATCCCGCCAGCCGAGCTCTCGGCGATCGCATCGTGGTGCGAGGACTCCGGTGTGCAGTTGATCAGCGACGAGGTGTACCACGGCTTGGTGTACGAAGGCGCGCCGGAGAGCAGTTGCGCCTGGCAGACGTCGCGAAAAGCGGTGGTGGTCAACAGCTTTTCGAAGTACTTCGCGATGACGGGGTGGCGGTTGGGTTGGCTGTTGGTGCCACCGGAGCTGCGCCGTGCGGTGGACTGTCTGACCGGCAACTTCACCATCTGTCCTCCCGTGCTGGCGCAGTATGCAGCAGTTGCGGCGTTCACCCCGGAGTCGATCGCCGAAGCCGACGGTCATCTACATGAGTACGCGGTCAATCGTCGGCTGTTGTTGGATGGCTTGCGGGAGATCGGGATTGACCGGCTTGCTCCTACCGACGGCGCGTTTTACGTCTACGCCGATGTATCGGACTACACCGCGGACTCGCTGCAGTTTTGCGAGAAGTTGTTGGCCGATACGGGGGTGGCGATCGCCCCCGGCATCGACTTCGACACCGTCCGTGGTGGCTCGTTCGTGCGGGTTTCATTCGCGGGACCAACCTCCGACATCGAGGAAGCGCTGCGCCGGATTGGCCCGTGGCTGGCCGGTCAGAAGGGCGGTTTGTAG
- the ipdE2 gene encoding acyl-CoA dehydrogenase IpdE2: MTTDERELLRETVAALVAKHAGPEAVRTAMESERGYDESLWRLLCEQVGAAALVIPEELGGASGDLGDAAVVIEELGKGLVPTPLLGTTLAEVALLAADEPDADVLAALAEGTAIGAVVFDPDYVINGDVADIVVAADGDKLVRWTQFSAEPVHTLDPTRRLGRVAPQSTVPLGDDPGISDIAAILLAAEQIGAAGRCLELTVDYTKERVQFGRPIGSFQALKHRMADLYVALQAARAVVNDAIAEPSATAAALARVAASEAFSTVAAEAIQLHGGIAITWEHDMHLYFKRAHGTSQLLGPPREHLRRLEPEVLNSNT; this comes from the coding sequence ATGACCACAGACGAACGGGAACTACTGCGGGAGACGGTCGCCGCGCTGGTGGCCAAGCACGCCGGTCCAGAGGCCGTGCGGACGGCGATGGAATCCGAGCGCGGTTACGACGAATCGCTGTGGCGGCTGCTCTGCGAGCAGGTGGGCGCGGCTGCGCTGGTAATACCGGAAGAACTCGGCGGCGCCAGCGGCGATCTCGGCGATGCCGCCGTCGTGATCGAGGAACTCGGCAAGGGGCTGGTGCCCACGCCGCTACTGGGCACCACGCTGGCCGAGGTGGCGCTGCTGGCCGCCGACGAACCCGACGCCGACGTGCTCGCGGCGCTGGCCGAGGGCACCGCGATCGGCGCAGTGGTGTTCGACCCCGACTACGTGATCAATGGCGACGTCGCCGATATCGTCGTGGCGGCCGACGGTGACAAGCTCGTTCGGTGGACGCAGTTCAGCGCCGAGCCCGTTCACACCTTGGACCCGACCCGACGGCTGGGACGAGTAGCCCCGCAGAGCACAGTGCCCCTGGGGGATGATCCGGGCATCAGCGACATTGCGGCGATCCTGCTGGCCGCCGAACAGATCGGCGCGGCCGGCCGCTGCCTGGAGCTGACCGTCGACTACACCAAGGAGCGGGTGCAGTTCGGGCGGCCGATCGGCAGCTTCCAGGCGCTCAAGCACCGGATGGCGGACCTGTACGTCGCGCTGCAGGCCGCCCGCGCAGTGGTCAACGACGCAATCGCTGAACCGTCGGCGACTGCAGCAGCTCTGGCCCGTGTTGCTGCCAGCGAAGCGTTCAGCACGGTGGCCGCCGAGGCCATCCAGCTGCACGGCGGGATCGCGATCACGTGGGAACACGACATGCACCTGTACTTCAAACGCGCACACGGCACTTCCCAGCTGCTCGGGCCGCCGCGCGAACACCTGCGCCGGCTCGAGCCGGAAGTGTTGAATAGCAACACGTGA
- a CDS encoding cupin domain-containing protein, producing the protein MQTFLDEIWGSTYYHVKRGRADYFDRLLPGASAVDELLEHVRLDPSAVRLVRHGEDKDPDTYRRADGSLDLARVRSGLADGYTIILNAIEQYVRTIGTLSHAIEVELNFPTRVNGYVTPPESTGFVPHYDPHDVLVLQIQGSKVWHLSDQPVVPPHEIHCRKEVDSAALTSRTDLRLEAGDVLYLPRGKIHGAETTSAPSVHLTVGLHAPTALTLLTHMLHALSLRDDRIHTRLPPRHLDDADVRASLADVVREAARIVEDPSALADGLGAMEDVLARRGRCPPVGQMSNAVGIDGQTRVVKYQPLYSRVISIPGGVALQFAQLLIRTGSDHEAALLFVSKNTEPFRVGDLPGLTAAQQTELARMLITTGFLVRLPGD; encoded by the coding sequence GTGCAGACCTTTCTCGACGAAATATGGGGGTCGACGTATTACCACGTCAAGCGGGGGCGCGCCGACTACTTCGACCGGCTGCTGCCCGGGGCGTCGGCGGTTGACGAACTTCTCGAGCATGTGCGGCTCGACCCGTCGGCGGTACGCCTGGTGCGCCACGGCGAGGATAAGGACCCAGACACCTACCGACGGGCTGATGGCAGCCTCGACCTTGCCCGCGTCCGCAGCGGCTTGGCCGATGGCTACACGATCATCCTGAACGCGATCGAGCAGTATGTGCGCACGATTGGCACGCTGTCGCACGCCATCGAGGTCGAGCTGAATTTCCCGACGCGGGTCAACGGCTACGTCACGCCACCGGAGTCGACGGGTTTCGTCCCGCACTACGACCCTCACGACGTCTTGGTCCTGCAGATCCAGGGATCCAAGGTCTGGCATCTGTCCGACCAACCCGTCGTGCCGCCTCACGAGATCCACTGCCGCAAAGAGGTCGACTCGGCCGCGCTTACGTCACGAACCGACCTGCGCCTGGAAGCCGGCGACGTGCTCTATCTGCCGCGTGGGAAAATCCATGGGGCCGAGACAACTTCGGCACCATCGGTCCACCTGACCGTCGGGCTGCACGCGCCCACCGCGCTCACGCTTCTCACCCACATGCTGCATGCGCTGAGTCTGCGCGACGACCGCATCCACACCAGGCTGCCACCGCGACACCTCGATGACGCGGACGTGCGCGCCAGTCTGGCCGACGTCGTGCGCGAGGCCGCTCGAATCGTCGAAGACCCGAGCGCACTGGCCGACGGCCTCGGCGCAATGGAGGACGTCCTGGCCCGGCGCGGCAGATGCCCACCGGTCGGCCAGATGTCGAACGCCGTCGGAATCGACGGGCAGACACGGGTGGTGAAATACCAGCCGTTGTATTCGCGGGTGATCTCCATTCCCGGCGGTGTCGCACTGCAGTTCGCTCAATTGCTGATCAGGACCGGTTCCGATCACGAAGCCGCATTGCTGTTCGTCTCGAAGAACACCGAGCCGTTCCGCGTTGGCGACCTGCCCGGGCTAACCGCTGCCCAGCAGACGGAGT
- a CDS encoding Rv1419 family lectin has product MHESRLMRGARRALVVVGAVFGVALLSAGLAGATDPVQLKSRLGNWCLDNPNGKNTATVVNPCNGSTSQLWNFNSAGQIESVAFAGSCLSIGNATDNTPVVLSACQTNADGARWNLQANGRITSALGPCLNVFGGVAQPGTPVIAYHCIPDVADEQWDSVS; this is encoded by the coding sequence ATGCACGAATCGCGGTTGATGCGCGGTGCGCGTCGGGCCTTGGTCGTCGTCGGTGCGGTGTTCGGTGTCGCGCTGTTAAGCGCCGGTCTGGCGGGTGCCACCGACCCGGTTCAGCTGAAGAGCCGACTGGGCAATTGGTGTCTGGACAACCCGAATGGGAAAAACACTGCGACAGTGGTCAACCCCTGCAATGGGTCCACGTCGCAGCTCTGGAACTTCAACTCTGCCGGTCAGATTGAAAGTGTCGCCTTCGCCGGCAGTTGCCTGAGCATAGGCAACGCGACGGACAATACCCCGGTGGTCCTCTCGGCGTGTCAAACCAATGCCGACGGCGCGCGTTGGAATCTGCAAGCCAATGGTCGAATCACGAGTGCCCTCGGTCCTTGCCTCAACGTTTTCGGCGGTGTGGCGCAGCCCGGAACTCCGGTGATCGCCTACCATTGCATCCCCGACGTTGCCGACGAGCAGTGGGACAGCGTGTCGTGA